DNA sequence from the Lysinibacillus sp. OF-1 genome:
ATCATTGGGAATGTCGTGGGCACATTAGTGGGTGGTGGCGGCTTAATTACCTTGCCTACCATGATGCTTATGGGCGTGCCCGTCCATTCGGCTATTGGCGCGAATAAAGTGTCCAATATGGTGAGTGCCTTTTCCAGTTTTTATACGATTTATAAACGAAAAGAATTAGCCTGGACAGAAATGCGTGCTGTCCTACTTGTATCCTTGATTGGAGGCACACTTGGTGGACTTTTCGCTTCGTTCATGAGCAGTCAAACATTGACGTTCATTGCCATTATGTTACTAGGCTTTGCACTCATCATGTCCTTTATGGGTGGAGCTGATTTTGGTGACAATGAATGCTTTACAATGAATCGAAAAAACGGTCCAATCCTTCTTGGGGTTGGTTTTTATGATGGTATGTTTGGCCCTGGCAGTAGCACATTAGCTCTCTATACATATGCACATGAGAAGATTTCCTATATCAAAGCAGTAGGGCTCTCACGGGTGGGGGTATTTGCCATGTGCTCAGGAGCGGCGATTACGTATATTGCGACGGGAAAAATTGAATGGCCATTAACACTTATTTTGATGATTGGCTCAACGATTGGTGCACAAATTGGGCTCGTGCTTGCGAGAAAAGTGAAAGCGAACCAAGTGAAGCTATTATTGCGGATCGTAACGATTGTGCTGATTGTACAGCTTCTTTATGATTTTATCCATCAGCTTTAGGAGGCGATTGTCCTGTTTGAAATAACACCATACCCAACCTTTTCGTGGTCACTCTCGCGTCATAAAACATTGACAAGCTGCGCTCGCAAATATGGCTATGAATATTATTTTTCACATAACGGCTGGCTCAGCTATAATGTAGAGCCTTACCATCAACAGGTGTATCGCTTAAAAAAGCTACAATCGATGCCTATTTTATTTGGGCAAATTGTCCACCGATATATTGAACAGGCCATTAATGATTATCTACAGACAGGGAAAGCTTCTACACTGGAGGAGCTGATGCAAGGGGCACGTGGACAGCTTAATGCAGCCTTTATTGATTCTACACGCCATGTGGAGTTTTGGAGGCAAAAGCCGAATAAATACTATATGATGCAGGAAATTTATTATTACGGCACACTTTCTTCTGAGCTTGTGCAGGACTATAAAGAACGTTTACAGCTTGTGTTTGACCATTTTTTGATGAGCGAAACATTCCAGCAAATCACGGCACAAAAGGGCGCTCTCCGTATTGGGGAACCAGAGCAATTCCGCTCGATGAAAATAGACGGCATCCAAGTATTCGTCGTCATGGACTTTCATTATTATGATGAACGAGCAGATAAATGGATTATTGTTGACTGGAAAACGGGCGGGGAGTCTGATGATGACCGCCAGCAATTAGCGCTCTACGCCTACTATGTTCAGCAAAAATACCGTGTATCCTTGGAGCAAATCGAGGTCTATAACGAATATTTATTAACGGGAAAACGGAAGAAATATAGGTTTACTGCCTACGATATGGATAATATTTTGCATACATTTCAACGCAGTGTCTTAGCAATGAAAAAATACCAAGCCGATATTTTTTCTAACGAGCCTGTGGACTTGGAAGATTTCGAACAAACACAAGAAAAATGGCATTGTCGAGGTTGTAATTTTAGAGAGTTGTGTGGGACAAGGTGAGAAAGTAAAAGAAGCGAGTGCTAAAATAGCCACTCGCTTCTTTATTATGTCATTTAGGGATGACAATCCAGTACTTCTTCAAGAGACCTTTGTAGTGGTTTTCCTAATAAAATAGAGAAAAATGAGCTGAATGAGCATAACAACTAGAAACACGATGCCCAAAATAATGAATGACACCATTTTAATGGCAGGAGTTTGCACCATCCCAGCAGCATCAACATTTCTTACCCCAATAAATACTGCGAGGGCAGAAAAAATCAATAACCATACAATATTTATAGCCCACCATATAATTTTCGTAAACAAAATGAACATCCTCTTCCTATTTATAATTTCCTTTTATGGTTTTATTATATTGTTTTTGTTTGTTTTTGGAAACACACTTTAGACGGTGTTACCTCTCCGCCTTGAGACGGATTGACTTATTACTCTTCGGTTGGTGTGTAGAAGGTAAAACAATTTTGCCATTTGTCTAGAGCTAAAAAGGCTTTATTCCTTATTTAGGGTATATATGGTAAATTTGGTATATGTAAATATTTAGGTATAAAAGGGGGAGAGAGTATGTTACATAAGAAATCATCTAACCATCACTTAATGGGTATAGCACTGGTAACAAGTGAGGAGACTTCGCAATGCCCAAACAATTTCAAAACACTTTCTGGAGAGGGGGGAGAAAATGATTAATAATAAAAGGATGCTTATTCGTTCAATCGTAATTTTAGGTATATGTATGTGTCTTTTTTTCCCATATCCTTCTAATGAAGTGATGCATGCCCAATCTTCCTTTATGTCGTTTCCTATACAAACACAAGATGGCTATGTGTTGCTCGGCATCATTGGCTCGATTTTATTTATATTTGTGATGATTTTACTAGCTAGGAGCATAAACAAATATCACCTTACAATAATTGTTTTCGTAGTGTTACTCTATTCATTTTTACCCCATTTTCTCATAATGGCGTATCAAGAAACCTTAGCTACTGGTATTATGGCCATTTCATACAAAGGGGATGGCAACTGTGATTTTGAGATGGTGAGCAAAGATTTAATGAATGGGGATTGTACCCT
Encoded proteins:
- a CDS encoding PD-(D/E)XK nuclease family protein, encoding MTPYPTFSWSLSRHKTLTSCARKYGYEYYFSHNGWLSYNVEPYHQQVYRLKKLQSMPILFGQIVHRYIEQAINDYLQTGKASTLEELMQGARGQLNAAFIDSTRHVEFWRQKPNKYYMMQEIYYYGTLSSELVQDYKERLQLVFDHFLMSETFQQITAQKGALRIGEPEQFRSMKIDGIQVFVVMDFHYYDERADKWIIVDWKTGGESDDDRQQLALYAYYVQQKYRVSLEQIEVYNEYLLTGKRKKYRFTAYDMDNILHTFQRSVLAMKKYQADIFSNEPVDLEDFEQTQEKWHCRGCNFRELCGTR
- a CDS encoding DUF3923 family protein, whose protein sequence is MFTKIIWWAINIVWLLIFSALAVFIGVRNVDAAGMVQTPAIKMVSFIILGIVFLVVMLIQLIFLYFIRKTTTKVS
- a CDS encoding sulfite exporter TauE/SafE family protein yields the protein MEYLLFLLIGIIGNVVGTLVGGGGLITLPTMMLMGVPVHSAIGANKVSNMVSAFSSFYTIYKRKELAWTEMRAVLLVSLIGGTLGGLFASFMSSQTLTFIAIMLLGFALIMSFMGGADFGDNECFTMNRKNGPILLGVGFYDGMFGPGSSTLALYTYAHEKISYIKAVGLSRVGVFAMCSGAAITYIATGKIEWPLTLILMIGSTIGAQIGLVLARKVKANQVKLLLRIVTIVLIVQLLYDFIHQL